In Holophagales bacterium, one DNA window encodes the following:
- a CDS encoding DUF4388 domain-containing protein: protein MRRRIEISTMAMGTNTSRMHDGLRIRGEGGPADDHDGQDPGFAGDLASLSVFELLQSLHYLRKSGTLELTIDDARRLSESATFLLSTEGLAGARCGSLEEREAVLAALWWSRGRFRFRPGPIVAEGATLSLQDLLLEGVRLADEVEERDDLLPDRVTPLTLVAAELAAPVLAVRGVPEIVDHLRSSAALNRLALENLVPYAPVTIAHAVARLCEEGAVAEGRGAPEAHDLVVSTPRPTSEIGAAPTRIVRLAIAFPTHDAKLGLELVTALRLQAGIDMAAHFFDPAGPSFSRMKISADCSLSLTTLPLARRNRFVFETLLDNLRVALFVSRAESEPELQEWMSLIPPGVTALHATDPQEGAGRLLGHLHELRQRATLP from the coding sequence ATGCGACGCCGGATCGAAATCTCGACCATGGCCATGGGAACGAACACCTCGCGCATGCACGACGGACTCCGCATTCGCGGCGAGGGTGGCCCAGCCGACGACCACGACGGGCAGGACCCGGGGTTCGCCGGCGATCTCGCCAGCCTCTCGGTCTTCGAGCTGCTGCAGTCGCTCCACTACCTGCGCAAGTCGGGCACGCTCGAACTGACGATCGACGATGCCCGCCGGCTGAGCGAGTCGGCCACGTTCCTGCTGTCGACCGAAGGACTGGCCGGCGCTCGCTGCGGCTCGCTCGAAGAGCGCGAGGCGGTGCTCGCCGCGCTCTGGTGGTCGCGCGGCCGTTTCCGCTTTCGCCCCGGACCCATCGTCGCCGAAGGGGCCACGCTCTCGCTTCAGGATCTGCTGCTCGAAGGCGTCCGACTCGCCGACGAGGTCGAGGAGCGGGACGACCTCCTCCCCGATCGCGTCACTCCGCTCACCTTGGTCGCCGCCGAGCTCGCGGCCCCGGTGCTCGCGGTACGCGGCGTCCCCGAGATCGTCGATCATCTGCGCAGCTCGGCCGCGCTCAACCGGCTGGCCCTCGAGAACCTCGTCCCCTACGCCCCGGTGACCATCGCCCACGCCGTCGCCCGGCTCTGCGAAGAGGGCGCGGTGGCGGAAGGCCGGGGCGCTCCCGAAGCGCACGACCTCGTCGTCTCGACACCCCGCCCCACCAGCGAGATCGGCGCGGCGCCGACACGCATCGTCCGGTTGGCGATCGCCTTCCCGACCCACGACGCCAAGCTCGGCCTCGAGCTGGTCACCGCCCTGCGCCTGCAGGCTGGGATCGACATGGCGGCGCACTTCTTCGACCCGGCCGGCCCGTCCTTCAGTCGCATGAAGATCTCGGCCGACTGTTCTCTTTCGCTCACCACCCTCCCGCTCGCACGCCGCAACCGGTTCGTCTTCGAGACGCTGCTCGACAACCTGCGTGTGGCGCTCTTCGTCTCGCGCGCCGAGAGCGAACCGGAGCTCCAGGAGTGGATGAGCCTGATCCCGCCCGGCGTCACGGCGCTTCACGCGACCGATCCGCAAGAGGGAGCCGGCCGACTTCTCGGTCACCTCCACGAGCTGCGCCAGCGGGCGACGCTCCCGTGA
- a CDS encoding response regulator transcription factor → MTETSEAGRETVLVVDDDDDARRILEILLRASGYHAVGFPSAEAFLASAYSHHPACMVLDMNMPGLSGAELQDLAARRGIRLAIVFLTAFGDIALGVNAMKKGAVDFLEKPARPDVLLAAVRQGLETIRESLAESREREAWTSRVARLTERERTVLREVLDGRLNKQVASRLGLAERTVKHHRANAMAKLEAASVAEVARLVERFGALDAGGTPTP, encoded by the coding sequence ATGACCGAGACGAGCGAGGCAGGTCGCGAGACGGTTCTCGTCGTCGACGACGACGACGACGCGCGCCGCATCCTCGAAATCCTGCTGCGCGCCAGTGGGTATCACGCGGTCGGATTCCCGTCGGCCGAAGCGTTCCTGGCCAGCGCCTACTCGCACCATCCAGCTTGCATGGTGCTCGACATGAACATGCCCGGGTTGAGCGGCGCCGAGCTCCAGGACCTCGCCGCCCGCCGCGGCATCCGACTCGCCATCGTCTTTCTCACCGCCTTCGGCGACATCGCGCTCGGCGTCAACGCGATGAAGAAGGGCGCCGTCGACTTCCTCGAGAAGCCCGCCCGGCCCGACGTCCTGCTCGCCGCCGTCCGGCAAGGGCTCGAGACGATCCGCGAGAGCCTCGCCGAGAGTCGCGAGCGCGAGGCCTGGACCTCCCGCGTCGCGCGGCTGACCGAACGCGAGCGGACGGTGCTGCGCGAGGTCCTCGACGGGCGCCTGAACAAGCAGGTCGCCTCGCGGCTCGGCCTCGCCGAGCGGACCGTCAAGCACCATCGGGCCAATGCGATGGCCAAGCTGGAAGCGGCGTCCGTCGCCGAAGTCGCCCGGTTGGTCGAGCGCTTCGGTGCCCTCGACGCCGGCGGCACACCCACACCCTAG